A region from the Methylocystis iwaonis genome encodes:
- a CDS encoding DUF817 domain-containing protein, whose product MRRQSGERGLREKSAAELWPPLARFVEEEARLGRWASQKPARRFVYEFVRFGIKQAWACLFGGLMVALVLATRFFYPAHAALARYDFLFLAALGVQAALILLRFESLEEAGVIFLFHIVGTAMEIFKTAHGSWVYPEPAFFRIGGVPLFTGFMYACVGSYMMRAWALFDFRFHKHPPLWQVSALALAIYVNFFAHHYVADMRLVLFAASAAIFWRTTIYYRIHHGWRTMPLLLAAFLAACFIWLAENIATYSHVWLYPDQLAIWKPVGVGKLGSWFLLQIVSYALVAIACRPREPDDAPIAESQARHADRLTFRSRASG is encoded by the coding sequence ATGCGCCGGCAGTCAGGTGAACGTGGATTAAGGGAAAAAAGCGCGGCGGAGCTTTGGCCGCCGCTCGCGCGCTTTGTCGAAGAAGAGGCGCGCCTCGGGCGATGGGCCTCGCAAAAGCCGGCGCGACGTTTTGTCTATGAGTTCGTCCGCTTTGGAATCAAACAAGCGTGGGCCTGCCTCTTCGGCGGCCTGATGGTCGCTCTCGTATTGGCGACGCGCTTCTTCTATCCCGCCCATGCGGCCCTTGCGCGCTATGATTTCCTGTTCCTCGCCGCGCTTGGCGTACAAGCGGCGCTGATCCTTCTGCGTTTCGAATCGCTCGAGGAAGCCGGCGTAATCTTTCTCTTCCATATCGTCGGCACGGCGATGGAAATCTTCAAGACGGCGCATGGCTCATGGGTCTATCCGGAACCCGCCTTCTTTCGCATCGGCGGCGTGCCGCTATTTACCGGCTTCATGTACGCCTGCGTCGGCAGCTATATGATGCGCGCCTGGGCGCTCTTCGATTTTCGCTTCCACAAACATCCGCCGCTTTGGCAGGTGAGCGCGCTCGCCCTGGCGATCTACGTCAATTTCTTCGCGCATCACTATGTCGCGGACATGCGCCTTGTTCTGTTCGCCGCGAGCGCTGCGATCTTCTGGCGCACGACCATCTATTACCGCATCCACCACGGCTGGCGGACGATGCCGCTGCTGCTTGCGGCCTTCCTTGCGGCTTGCTTCATATGGCTTGCGGAAAACATCGCCACTTACAGCCATGTCTGGCTTTATCCGGATCAACTTGCGATCTGGAAGCCGGTCGGCGTCGGCAAGCTCGGATCGTGGTTTCTGCTCCAGATCGTCAGCTATGCGCTGGTGGCGATCGCTTGCCGCCCCCGGGAGCCGGATGACGCGCCCATCGCGGAATCGCAGGCGCGCCATGCTGACAGGCTGACCTTCCGCTCACGCGCCTCAGGCTGA
- a CDS encoding VWA domain-containing protein, with translation MGDEQNKAPAPRPARNGDIDAFLEKARGVTERRARGRLIFALDATMSRQPTWDLAQSIQGEMFRTTAAQGGLDVQLVYFRGFRECRASRFVSQGEGLGALMSQISCQAGHTQIGRVLSHALDETRSERVGALVYIGDAMEEKIDHLGGAAGEMGLLGLKAFMFQEGQDAKTRTAFQEIARLSGGAYAAFDLSAPRRLAELLGAAAAYAVGGLPELEKRAGEGEGAARLLLSQMGSR, from the coding sequence GTGGGCGACGAACAAAACAAGGCGCCGGCGCCGCGCCCCGCACGTAATGGCGACATCGACGCTTTTCTCGAAAAGGCGCGCGGCGTCACGGAGCGGCGCGCGCGGGGGCGGCTGATTTTCGCCTTGGACGCCACAATGAGCCGCCAGCCGACATGGGATTTGGCGCAATCCATACAGGGCGAGATGTTTCGCACGACCGCCGCGCAGGGCGGGCTCGACGTCCAGCTTGTCTACTTCCGCGGGTTCAGGGAGTGCCGCGCCTCGCGCTTCGTCTCGCAGGGCGAGGGGCTCGGCGCTCTGATGTCGCAGATCTCCTGTCAGGCAGGCCACACGCAAATCGGTCGCGTGTTGAGCCACGCCCTCGACGAAACGCGATCCGAGCGCGTGGGCGCGCTCGTCTATATCGGCGACGCGATGGAGGAGAAGATCGATCATCTGGGCGGCGCGGCCGGCGAGATGGGCCTTCTCGGGCTCAAGGCCTTCATGTTCCAGGAGGGCCAGGACGCGAAAACGCGAACGGCTTTCCAGGAGATTGCGCGCCTCTCCGGGGGCGCCTACGCCGCCTTCGATCTTTCGGCGCCGCGCCGTCTCGCGGAACTGCTTGGCGCCGCCGCTGCTTATGCCGTTGGCGGATTGCCGGAACTGGAAAAACGCGCGGGCGAGGGCGAGGGAGCTGCGCGTCTGCTGCTGTCGCAGATGGGGTCACGATAA
- a CDS encoding DUF2478 domain-containing protein, translated as MERETAATPIAALPAEDSENVQALMRRFALELAESGVRVAGVTQMRGADSAGRSRIFLRDIASDAEFVISQDLGPGSVACNLDTSGLAMACASVEHAARAGAGLIVVSKFSKQEAERGGLCDAFRAAMAAHVPVIAAVSPHFRDEWRRFAGPLAEDVAPTREALLEWWSRARVSA; from the coding sequence ATGGAGCGTGAAACGGCTGCTACGCCCATCGCCGCCTTGCCGGCTGAGGACAGCGAGAATGTTCAGGCGCTCATGCGCCGCTTCGCGCTCGAGCTTGCAGAGAGCGGCGTGCGGGTCGCGGGCGTCACGCAGATGCGCGGCGCCGACTCGGCGGGCCGTTCACGGATTTTCCTGCGCGATATCGCTTCGGACGCTGAATTTGTGATCTCGCAGGACCTTGGGCCGGGCTCCGTCGCCTGCAATCTCGACACAAGCGGGCTCGCCATGGCCTGCGCCTCCGTCGAGCATGCCGCGCGCGCGGGCGCTGGTCTCATCGTCGTCAGCAAATTCTCCAAGCAGGAAGCCGAACGCGGCGGGCTTTGCGACGCCTTCCGCGCCGCCATGGCCGCGCATGTTCCCGTGATTGCGGCGGTGTCGCCGCATTTTCGCGATGAATGGCGCCGCTTCGCCGGGCCGCTCGCCGAAGATGTCGCGCCGACGCGCGAGGCGCTGCTCGAATGGTGGTCGCGCGCGCGGGTTTCAGCCTGA
- a CDS encoding transporter substrate-binding domain-containing protein, translating into MIARRLFFAVATAIVLAGFLPILSGQGAWAQTEAGPTLAGVVKRGYLACGVVESPGFAQPSGENGEWRGFDVDFCRAVAAAIFDDPTKVRFLGLSAKERVPSLQAGWVDLLASAAPWTQTRDGGQRVIYAGVSLHDGQSFLVRRQRSFASAQDLAEVAVCVQQGTSYELELADFFHKRKTSYQPKLFATFEEAAAGYDKSECDALTADAATLYGARTKLAAPVEHDVLPDLLTKAPRGPVVRQGDDQWLSIVRWTLFLMIDAEEQRISNANVDAALKSEEPRIRHLLGVEGDRGVGLALPGDWPYRIIKHVGNYADVFERNLGQSSPLNMERRLNALWNKGGLLYAPAVR; encoded by the coding sequence ATGATCGCACGACGCTTGTTTTTCGCCGTCGCCACAGCGATCGTGCTTGCCGGCTTTTTGCCCATTCTGTCGGGGCAGGGCGCTTGGGCGCAGACCGAGGCCGGGCCGACGCTCGCGGGCGTCGTTAAACGCGGCTATCTCGCCTGCGGCGTCGTCGAGTCGCCGGGGTTTGCGCAGCCCTCGGGCGAGAACGGCGAGTGGCGCGGCTTCGACGTCGACTTTTGCCGCGCCGTCGCCGCCGCCATTTTCGACGATCCCACGAAAGTCCGTTTCCTCGGCCTCAGCGCAAAGGAGCGCGTTCCGTCGCTGCAAGCCGGCTGGGTCGATCTGCTGGCCAGCGCCGCGCCTTGGACGCAAACCCGCGACGGCGGCCAGCGGGTGATTTACGCGGGCGTCTCGCTCCATGACGGCCAGTCTTTTCTCGTGCGCCGACAACGCAGTTTCGCCTCGGCGCAGGATCTCGCCGAGGTCGCCGTCTGCGTGCAGCAGGGCACGTCCTATGAATTGGAGCTCGCGGATTTCTTCCACAAACGCAAAACGTCTTATCAACCCAAGCTCTTCGCCACATTCGAGGAGGCTGCCGCAGGCTATGACAAGAGCGAGTGCGACGCGCTGACGGCGGACGCCGCGACGCTCTATGGGGCGCGAACGAAGCTGGCGGCGCCAGTGGAGCACGACGTCCTGCCGGATCTCCTCACCAAGGCGCCGCGTGGGCCGGTGGTGCGGCAGGGCGACGACCAATGGCTTTCCATCGTGCGATGGACGCTCTTCCTGATGATCGACGCGGAGGAGCAGCGGATTTCCAACGCGAATGTCGACGCCGCTCTGAAGTCTGAGGAGCCGCGCATCCGCCATCTCCTCGGCGTCGAAGGCGACCGCGGCGTCGGTCTCGCGCTGCCGGGCGACTGGCCTTATCGAATCATCAAGCATGTTGGCAATTACGCCGATGTGTTCGAGCGCAATCTCGGGCAGTCCTCGCCGCTCAATATGGAGCGTCGCTTGAACGCTTTGTGGAATAAGGGCGGGCTACTTTATGCGCCGGCAGTCAGGTGA